In Cryptomeria japonica chromosome 10, Sugi_1.0, whole genome shotgun sequence, a genomic segment contains:
- the LOC131067533 gene encoding probable protein phosphatase 2C 40: MGANLSHEPNIKAFAPREETIPSDMLPDDGVEMDKNTETGELSISFGYQCNDKNVIASKPSHDVEVPSEINVSNQSFTKRSSSFSCLSGAALSANATLANTKIGNGLIGVEILPGLDSPRSFRRLESSPSFSWLDSSSSSSSSSSSSSCQSCISTMYGSLVIQSEVVNNGKSLLGSTSAPTRIETSRFLNATDVQMAGGAAGEDRVQAVCSEENGWLFCGVYDGFNGRDAADFLAGFLYENIGFNLHLLEWRVKQQETCQADISGVKSGPGQLSEGYDICNHLSPNLNFVRKDKSLEATIMQTEMNQSGDMKVPCKSYSEGDSNSLQFSSESFRQGVSKCLQLALAQVESDFMYMVEQEMDHRPDLVTIGSCVLVVLLHCQDLYTLNLGDSRCVLATSDGPINNDDDRCLKAIQLTETHTVDEETERRQLLEEHPDDPLTIVGGKVKGKLKVTRAFGVGYLKKKKMNNVLMGILRVRNLSSPPYIRTQPSVNIHRVSEHDRFVVIGSDGLFDFFSNDEVVKLVDSFILANPLGDPAKYILEQLLIRAAENAGMSIQELMNIPSGRRRKYHDDVTVVIILLGKQQQQRTSTASTSF, translated from the exons ATGGGAGCAAATTTATCTCATGAGCCAAATATAAAAGCATTTGCTCCCAGGGAAGAGACAATCCCAAGCGACATGCTGCCAGACGATGGAGTTGAAATGGATaaaaatactgaaactggagaactTAGCATCAGTTTTGGTTATCAATGCAATGACAAAAACGTTATTGCCAGCAAGCCTTCACATGATGTTGAAGTCCCCAGTGAGATAAATGTTAGTAATCAGAGCTTCACTAAGAGGAGTAGTTCATTTTCTTGTTTGTCTGGTGCTGCACTGAGTGCAAATGCTACATTGGCCAATACCAAGATAGGAAATGGGTTGATTGGGGTTGAGATTTTACCTGGTTTAGATTCTCCTAGATCATTTAGGAGACTGGAATCATCTCCTTCATTCTCATGGTTAGattcttcgtcttcttcttcttcttcctcctcctcctcttcttgTCAGAGCTGTATTTCCACAATGTATGGCAGCTTAGTCATCCAAAGTGAGGTCGTCAATAATGGGAAATCTCTTTTAGGATCTACGAGTGCACCTACTAGAATAGAGACCTCAAGGTTTCTAAATGCCACTGACGTCCAAATGGCTGGTGGAGCTGCTGGGGAAGATCGAGTTCAAGCTGTATGCTCAGAGGAGAATGGATGGCTTTTTTGTGGGGTGTATGATGGATTCAATGGTCGAGATGCAGCCGATTTCTTGGCGGGATTCTTATATGAGAACATTGGATTTAATTTGCATTTACTAGAGTGGCGTGTGAAGCAGCAGGAAACTTGCCAGGCAGATATATCAGGTGTAAAGAGCGGCCCAGGGCAATTGTCTGAAGGCTATGATATTTGCAACCATCTATCACCCAATTTAAATTTTGTCAGGAAAGATAAATCATTGGAAGCTACAATAATGCAAACAGAAATGAACCAAAGTGGAGATATGAAAGTTCCATGCAAGTCATATAGTGAGGGGGATAGTAATTCTTTACAATTTTCGTCCGAGTCATTTAGGCAGGGGGTTAGTAAATGCCTACAACTTGCTCTGGCTCAAGTTGAGAGTGACTTCATGTATATGGTTGAGCAAGAGATGGATCACCGTCCTGATTTAGTGACAATTGGATCGTGTGTTTTGGTGGTGCTTCTTCATTGTCAGGACCTTTACACACTAAATCTAGGCGACAGCAGATGTGTTTTAGCAACAAGTGATGGCCCCATTAATAATGATGATGATCGATGTTTAAAAGCAATACAGCTTACAGAAACTCATACCGTTGATGAGGAGACAGAAAGAAGGCAGCTTTTGGAAGAACATCCTGATGATCCCTTAACAATTGTTGGGGGAAAGGTGAAAGGAAAACTTAAGGTAACTCGTGCTTTCGGAGTTGGCTATCTAAAGAAG AAAAAAATGAACAATGTCCTGATGGGTATACTAAGAGTTCGTAATTTATCTAGCCCACCATATATTCGTACTCAGCCATCTGTGAATATTCACAGGGTCTCAGAACATGATCGGTTTGTTGTCATAGGCAGTGATGGTTTGTTCGATTTTTTTAGCAATGATGAGGTTGTCAAACTTGTTGATTCATTCATTCTGGCGAACCCTTTGGGCGATCCAGCCAAGTACATACTAGAGCAACTCTTAATAAGAGCTGCAGAAAATGCAG GTATGAGTATACAAGAGTTGATGAATATCCCTTCCGGCCGACGGAGGAAGTATCATGATGATGTCACCGTGGTAATAATTTTGCTGGGGAAGCAACAGCAGCAGCGCACATCAACAGCATCAACTTCATTCTAG